AATAATTATAAAATTTCTTCATTGTCGGACTGGCAGGAAAAGTCACCGGGAGTCGAATATGAAAATGCAATAACATCTTATAATCTCTATTCATAAATGAAAGGACAAATAAAAATGATAAACTTTAAATTTTTACCGGAAGAATTAAAAGATGGTATAAATCAATTAAAAGATTTTATCAAAGAAAGTTTTGTTTTGGAGGATATCAATATTATTGCGGAACGCGGAGAAACAAATGAAATAGAATATAAAGATGGAATATACAAAATTATATACCAAAAAAAAGTATACTTTTTCAGGGCTTTAAGTTTAATTAAAGATACTCGGAATAAACTTGATATATCGGAACCGTCAAAAATAGCAAATGCAGGAGTACAACTTGATTTATCAAGAAATGCTGCACTTACTGTCAGTTCACTTAAAGAATATATGGATTATATGGCAAAAATGGGAATGAATAAACTTTATTTATATATGGAGGATATGTTTGAAGTTCCAAAGAGAAAATATTTCGGATACCTGAGGGGACGATATACAAAAGAAGAACTTAAAGAAATTGATGATTACGGGTTTAATTACGGTATTGAAGTAATACCCAGCATTCAGGCATTGGGGCACCTTTATCAGTATTTGCAATATGAAGAGTCTTTTGATGTAAAAGATACTCAGGGAGAATTGATGGTAGGAGAAGAAAAAACTTACATATTTATTGAAAATATGATAAAATCAGTTCTTGAACCGTTCAGAACAAATAAAATATTACTTGGCATGGATGAAACTCATACTTTAGGTCTTGGAAATTATCTTAAGAAAAACGGGTATAAAAATTCCAGGGAAATTTATTTAAAACATCTTAATAAAGTCTTCGAAATTGCCGATAAACTTGATGTTCAAGCTATGATTTACAGTGATATGTTTTTTAATATGTCTTCACAAAAAGGATATTATTATGATAAAGACTCTGAAATAACAGAAGATACAATATCAAAAATTCCAGAGAATGCAACTCTTATCTACTGGCATTACGGCGAAGAGTACGGCTGCGATGATTATATGCTGAAAAAACATAAAAAGCTAAAAAGGAAAGTAATATTTTTCGGAGGTGCATGGACGTGGTCAGGGCATCTTCCTGAAACAAACTATGCACTTGAATGTACAGAACTGGCGCTTAGGGCTTGCAGTAAATATAATATAGATGAAACTATTATAACTGTGTGGGGAGATAATGGCAATGAATGTAATCATTTTTACAGTTTGCTTACTCTTTGTTATGCAGCTGAATATTCTTACGGAAATGAAAAAAAATATCGTGAAAGATTTGAGTGTATAACAGGGACAAGTCCGGAAATGTTTGAAAATATGAGTGCCTATCAGAATGCGTACGGCAATACTGTAAAGCTCACCGACTTTACAAAGAGGTTTCACGGAAAAACATTATTTTATCAGGATATTTTGCTTGGAAAGGCTGATTTGTATTTAAAAGAACAACCAATGAGCGAGCATTATAGTAAGTATGCAGAAAAATTTTCCGAATATGCAAAAACAAAAAATGTATGGCAACCTCACTATGAATATATATCATATATTTTCAAAACTTTGGAAATAAAATGTTATATTGCGGAAAAATTAAGGGATGCTTATAAAAAACAAGATAAAAAAGAACTTTCAAAGATTGCTTCGTTGCTGAAAAATGATTTGTATTTGTTTATAGATACTTGCCATAAAATGCATAAAAAACTGTGGTTTTTATATAATAAACCATTTGGATGGGAAGTTATAGATATAAGATATGCAGGGCTTAAGGCAAGAGCACTGACTGCATTTGAACGAATTGATGGGTATTTAAACGGAGAAATCAGTATAATAGAAGAACTTGAAGAGGAAATACTTCCGTATACATTCAGTCCGTTTACCAAATATCCTAAAATAGCAACGAATACATACGAATTTTAATTAAAAAGATGGACAAAAAGTGTCCATCTTTTTATGATGT
This window of the Oscillospiraceae bacterium genome carries:
- a CDS encoding beta-N-acetylhexosaminidase, which translates into the protein MKGQIKMINFKFLPEELKDGINQLKDFIKESFVLEDINIIAERGETNEIEYKDGIYKIIYQKKVYFFRALSLIKDTRNKLDISEPSKIANAGVQLDLSRNAALTVSSLKEYMDYMAKMGMNKLYLYMEDMFEVPKRKYFGYLRGRYTKEELKEIDDYGFNYGIEVIPSIQALGHLYQYLQYEESFDVKDTQGELMVGEEKTYIFIENMIKSVLEPFRTNKILLGMDETHTLGLGNYLKKNGYKNSREIYLKHLNKVFEIADKLDVQAMIYSDMFFNMSSQKGYYYDKDSEITEDTISKIPENATLIYWHYGEEYGCDDYMLKKHKKLKRKVIFFGGAWTWSGHLPETNYALECTELALRACSKYNIDETIITVWGDNGNECNHFYSLLTLCYAAEYSYGNEKKYRERFECITGTSPEMFENMSAYQNAYGNTVKLTDFTKRFHGKTLFYQDILLGKADLYLKEQPMSEHYSKYAEKFSEYAKTKNVWQPHYEYISYIFKTLEIKCYIAEKLRDAYKKQDKKELSKIASLLKNDLYLFIDTCHKMHKKLWFLYNKPFGWEVIDIRYAGLKARALTAFERIDGYLNGEISIIEELEEEILPYTFSPFTKYPKIATNTYEF